A genome region from uncultured Methanobrevibacter sp. includes the following:
- a CDS encoding C1 family peptidase has translation MKLIKSSVIFLFLLILTMGVVCAEDANQTAQDTLELTDTQDVISDASEKSFTDLFDAINKTDDAITLENDYKYDEKDTIKYIEFKDNFTINGNNHVIDADGKTFMFKVSEGTLTLKNLILKNTNDSAIQVNSGLVTVNVTFMNTNSADFGGAVYCSGGEFNSTDDRFIDASAQGSGSAIFAKDSQLVMDNATFTNKNPITWSLIYGSSSNIEISNSVFANIASKYATAIYNSGLTTVKKSKFINLTANATAGAIAIKGGNPTNYTYLTVDECEFINVSAARNGGAIFADINGDGTNCNGGLVNIQNTLFDKNSAEFGGALLQLGGVLIVTNSTFTNNIVNENGGAIYTSNATVIINKGTFTNNKANENDGYGGAVLLDFEIATIDNCTFTDNVASEGGAIYSYSTQYKIMNSQFKNNGKDIYTRFDDEGSNITNCGEYTSTIDDRSFNYIVRYNGEKIILDPRPINGSAKDSYFNLNDLGLVTPVKNQGSMGSCWAFGAAGAFESSFLIATGKEIDISENNIQNLGLRYSIYGMIEEIEGGTLHMSAAYFVSWFGATNTLEDSYDELGKISKIPYSPDGAYRTVNAVYIDINDMDAIKQYLTKYGALNLFVYGADSRDPSYSNKYKSIYNSKYNGNHYVTLVGWDDNFSKNKFSTPAPGNGAWICKNSWGTDWGDGGYFYISYYDASLKANAVGFTFDNVEFYEKLYQNEVNGISGYSYNYDTYGQIYSSENGDIIAAVGTYFENANTPYTISIFLNNRVAYSQSGKSTHAGYETIKLDKYVAVDPNSTFEIRIQSSSMPYVEGMRTAHMTGVNYAVDNGKFVDLSNKNMVASVKAYTYHSPVITKDVVKYFDNNETIFTVYNVTEADIIQASFQDKNYTIQISNGTGSISLGVLPAGEYLVTITYKNQTFSSMVLVKTTIFSDDEKSMNVAYNAKSSFTVQFFDSNGTPLANTLVTAKFDNEVIKGAKTDANGTLTIGIDPKNEIGKHYIDYANPETGEQLRITINVLSRFAGNSNVNMYYYDGHSYKVRVRADNGQFAGKNQLVTIKIGKKTFKVRTNANGYAILKIPSKVTPGKYTIAATYKGQTVKNKLTVKQVLKTKKTVTVKKSAKKLVLSATLKKGKTALKSKVVKFKVNGKTYKARTNKKGIAKVTIKKAAINKLKVKKYTVKVSYLNDAVKSTLNVRR, from the coding sequence TTGAAATTAATCAAGTCATCTGTAATCTTTCTATTTTTATTGATACTGACCATGGGAGTAGTTTGTGCTGAAGATGCAAATCAGACTGCACAGGACACCTTGGAACTGACGGATACACAAGATGTCATTTCTGATGCTTCCGAAAAGTCATTCACTGATTTATTTGATGCAATAAATAAAACAGATGATGCAATAACTTTAGAAAACGATTACAAATATGATGAAAAAGACACTATAAAGTATATTGAATTTAAAGATAACTTTACAATAAATGGAAACAATCATGTTATTGATGCCGATGGTAAAACATTCATGTTTAAAGTATCCGAAGGCACATTAACTTTAAAAAATCTCATTTTGAAAAATACAAATGACAGTGCAATTCAAGTAAATTCAGGACTTGTTACTGTCAATGTAACATTCATGAATACAAATTCTGCTGATTTTGGAGGTGCGGTATACTGCAGTGGTGGTGAGTTTAACAGTACTGACGACAGGTTTATTGACGCCTCTGCACAGGGTTCAGGGTCTGCAATATTTGCAAAGGACTCTCAATTAGTTATGGATAATGCAACATTTACAAACAAAAATCCAATAACCTGGAGTTTGATTTATGGAAGTAGCAGTAATATAGAGATTTCAAACAGTGTTTTTGCAAACATTGCCTCAAAATATGCAACTGCAATATACAACTCAGGTTTAACAACAGTCAAAAAATCAAAATTCATTAATCTGACAGCCAATGCGACTGCCGGAGCTATTGCAATCAAAGGCGGAAATCCGACCAATTATACATATTTAACTGTAGATGAGTGTGAATTTATAAATGTCAGTGCTGCCCGAAATGGTGGAGCTATCTTTGCAGACATTAACGGTGACGGAACCAATTGTAATGGAGGATTAGTTAATATCCAAAATACATTGTTTGACAAAAACTCTGCAGAGTTTGGAGGAGCATTACTTCAGTTAGGTGGGGTCCTTATTGTAACCAACTCCACATTCACAAACAATATAGTAAATGAAAATGGAGGGGCAATATATACCTCAAATGCAACTGTAATTATAAACAAAGGCACATTCACTAACAATAAAGCAAATGAAAATGATGGATATGGTGGTGCTGTACTTCTTGACTTTGAAATCGCAACAATTGACAATTGTACTTTCACAGACAATGTTGCAAGCGAAGGAGGGGCGATTTACAGTTATTCCACACAATATAAAATCATGAATTCACAGTTCAAAAACAACGGCAAAGATATTTACACCCGATTTGATGATGAGGGATCCAACATAACAAACTGTGGTGAATACACAAGCACAATAGATGACAGAAGCTTTAACTATATCGTAAGATACAATGGGGAAAAAATCATATTGGATCCACGACCTATTAACGGTTCTGCAAAGGACTCATATTTCAATTTAAATGATTTAGGATTAGTTACTCCTGTTAAAAATCAAGGTTCAATGGGTTCATGTTGGGCATTTGGAGCAGCAGGTGCATTTGAATCCTCTTTCTTAATTGCAACCGGAAAAGAAATAGACATTTCCGAAAATAATATTCAAAACCTCGGTCTGCGTTATTCCATTTATGGAATGATTGAGGAAATTGAAGGCGGAACATTGCATATGTCTGCTGCTTACTTTGTAAGCTGGTTTGGAGCAACAAATACATTAGAGGACTCATATGATGAGCTTGGAAAAATTTCCAAAATACCTTATAGTCCTGATGGTGCATACCGTACAGTAAATGCCGTTTACATAGATATAAATGATATGGATGCCATTAAGCAATATTTAACAAAATATGGTGCATTGAACCTATTTGTATACGGTGCAGATTCACGAGATCCGTCATACAGCAATAAATACAAGTCAATATACAACTCCAAATACAATGGAAACCATTACGTTACTTTGGTTGGTTGGGATGATAACTTCTCAAAAAACAAATTTTCAACTCCTGCTCCTGGAAACGGTGCATGGATTTGTAAAAACAGCTGGGGAACCGACTGGGGAGATGGAGGATACTTCTACATTTCATACTATGATGCGTCATTGAAAGCGAATGCAGTAGGATTCACCTTTGATAATGTTGAATTCTATGAAAAACTATACCAAAATGAAGTGAACGGAATTTCTGGCTACTCTTACAATTACGATACATACGGACAGATATATTCAAGTGAAAACGGAGACATAATTGCTGCTGTTGGAACTTACTTTGAAAATGCAAATACTCCATATACTATTTCAATATTCCTTAATAATCGTGTAGCTTACAGCCAAAGTGGAAAATCAACTCATGCAGGATATGAAACCATCAAATTGGATAAATATGTTGCAGTGGATCCTAATTCTACATTTGAAATCAGAATCCAATCCTCTTCAATGCCATATGTTGAAGGAATGAGAACTGCACATATGACCGGTGTAAATTATGCGGTGGATAACGGTAAATTTGTTGATCTTTCAAATAAAAATATGGTTGCTTCTGTTAAGGCATACACTTACCACAGTCCTGTAATTACAAAAGATGTTGTGAAATATTTCGATAATAATGAAACCATATTTACAGTTTACAATGTTACAGAAGCCGACATCATTCAAGCCAGTTTCCAAGATAAAAATTACACTATACAAATATCTAACGGAACTGGAAGCATATCATTGGGAGTTTTACCTGCCGGAGAATACCTTGTAACTATAACATACAAAAATCAAACATTCTCAAGCATGGTATTGGTAAAAACAACCATATTCAGTGATGATGAAAAAAGCATGAACGTGGCATACAACGCCAAAAGCTCATTCACTGTGCAGTTCTTTGACTCTAATGGAACTCCTCTTGCAAATACTTTAGTAACTGCTAAATTTGACAATGAAGTAATCAAAGGAGCAAAAACTGATGCAAATGGTACATTGACTATTGGTATTGACCCAAAAAACGAAATAGGAAAACATTATATTGACTATGCAAATCCAGAAACTGGTGAACAATTAAGGATAACTATAAATGTCCTGTCCAGATTTGCCGGAAATTCAAATGTGAACATGTACTACTATGACGGACACTCATACAAGGTACGTGTAAGGGCTGATAACGGTCAATTTGCAGGTAAAAACCAATTGGTAACCATTAAAATCGGCAAAAAGACATTCAAGGTAAGAACCAATGCAAACGGATATGCAATATTGAAAATACCTTCCAAAGTTACTCCTGGAAAATATACAATAGCTGCAACCTACAAAGGTCAAACAGTTAAAAACAAATTAACAGTAAAACAGGTATTAAAAACCAAAAAGACTGTAACTGTTAAAAAATCAGCTAAGAAACTTGTATTAAG
- a CDS encoding DUF3781 domain-containing protein produces the protein MHKNILLENVDKIHTTEMGVGRIQKNLGISEEPVSYCISKLKQENSSVTKEGKNYYVNVDDCIITINSSSFTIITAHKK, from the coding sequence ATGCATAAGAATATACTTTTAGAAAATGTTGATAAAATTCATACAACAGAAATGGGAGTTGGAAGGATTCAGAAAAATTTAGGCATTAGTGAAGAACCTGTAAGCTATTGCATTTCAAAATTAAAACAGGAAAATTCTTCTGTTACAAAAGAAGGTAAAAATTACTATGTCAATGTTGATGACTGCATAATTACCATCAATTCCAGCAGTTTTACAATAATAACTGCACATAAAAAATAA
- the fbp gene encoding fructose-1,6-bisphosphate aldolase/phosphatase — protein sequence MKTTVSVIKADIGSVSGHCVAHPELMDICDEVLNEALEAGILKDYYISRCGDDIDLIMTHDKGVENEEVHKTAYDAFMKATERARELKLYGAGQDLLSDTFSGNIKGMGPGVAEMEFEERPSDPVLIFCCDKTEPGAFNLPVFRIFADPFNTAGLVIDPSLHDGFKFEVFDVIEHRKVILNCPEEMYDLLALIGSTGRYVIKRVWKKNGEIAAAISTERLNLMAGEYVGKDDPVCMVRAQSGFPANGECVDPFAFPHMVSGWMRGSHNGPMMPVSEAEANPIRFDGPPRVVGLGFQVANGELIGPVDLFDDPAFDPTREQAAKIATYIRRHGPFEPHRLPAEEMEYTSLPGVMEKLESRFEDMDE from the coding sequence ATGAAAACTACTGTTAGTGTAATTAAAGCTGATATTGGAAGTGTGTCCGGACATTGTGTCGCACACCCTGAATTAATGGATATTTGTGATGAAGTTTTAAACGAAGCTTTAGAAGCAGGTATCTTAAAAGATTACTATATATCCCGTTGTGGTGACGACATTGACTTAATCATGACCCACGACAAAGGTGTAGAAAACGAAGAAGTACACAAAACTGCATACGATGCATTCATGAAAGCTACTGAAAGAGCACGTGAATTAAAATTATACGGTGCAGGTCAAGACTTATTATCCGATACCTTCTCTGGAAACATCAAAGGTATGGGTCCTGGTGTAGCAGAAATGGAATTCGAAGAAAGACCATCTGATCCTGTGTTAATCTTCTGCTGTGACAAAACCGAACCTGGTGCATTCAACTTACCAGTATTCAGAATCTTCGCAGACCCATTCAACACTGCAGGTCTTGTTATTGACCCTTCATTACACGATGGATTCAAATTTGAAGTATTCGATGTAATCGAACACAGAAAAGTTATCTTAAACTGTCCTGAAGAAATGTATGATTTACTTGCATTAATTGGTTCCACCGGCAGATACGTAATTAAAAGAGTATGGAAGAAAAACGGTGAAATCGCAGCTGCAATAAGTACTGAAAGATTAAACTTAATGGCTGGAGAATACGTCGGTAAAGACGACCCAGTATGTATGGTAAGAGCACAATCTGGTTTCCCTGCAAACGGTGAATGTGTAGACCCATTTGCATTCCCACACATGGTAAGCGGATGGATGAGAGGATCCCACAACGGTCCAATGATGCCTGTTTCCGAAGCAGAAGCAAACCCAATCAGATTCGACGGACCTCCTAGAGTAGTAGGTTTAGGTTTCCAAGTAGCTAACGGTGAATTAATCGGACCAGTCGATTTATTCGATGACCCTGCATTTGACCCTACCCGTGAACAAGCTGCTAAAATCGCAACTTACATCAGAAGACACGGTCCATTTGAACCTCACAGATTACCTGCTGAAGAAATGGAATACACCTCACTTCCTGGTGTAATGGAAAAATTAGAATCCAGATTTGAAGATATGGATGAATAG